A single Bacillus sp. HMF5848 DNA region contains:
- a CDS encoding glycoside hydrolase family 32 protein, with translation MAKKIRNKTYRHTYHLMPECGWMNDPNGFSLFNGEYHLFYQHYPYDSIWGPMHWGHAVSTDLIKWTHKPIALKPDEDYDRNGVFSGSGLQVENEHWLYYTGHIDSYLDTVYDENFKKKSQADSQGDTSPYIRQVQCLAKSKDGTTYHKYEHNPIIGSEQIPPGIRIEDFRDPKVWQNNGTYYMVVGAKSIDHIGHVLFYTSQDGIAWEYLNDLTLGKEYGTVWECPDIFELDGKHVLLFSPQEKPRVGHNFENIHSTMALVGQFEYETGTFAVEFEQELDQGFDFYAPQSLLTAEGKRVMIGWMNMWDMKYPLHELRHDWNGSMSLPRELSLKNGKLIQKPYHTIESYQKNEVQLRDLRIDGEYNNSSLSGKSQHLNIAFDMTESNIFKIECLKGDCESISMTFYKNRNEMVLDRRASNYPIENLRICNDYNRSQHINLTNKVKLDIFLDVSSIEIFVNDGEYVFTSLFFSKELGDNVALTSDGVTYIEKLVKSEIC, from the coding sequence ATGGCTAAAAAAATAAGAAACAAAACATATAGACATACGTATCATCTGATGCCAGAATGCGGATGGATGAATGATCCGAATGGGTTTTCATTATTTAACGGAGAATACCATTTATTCTATCAGCATTACCCATATGATTCGATTTGGGGGCCAATGCATTGGGGGCACGCTGTTAGTACAGATTTAATAAAGTGGACACACAAGCCCATCGCGTTAAAGCCTGATGAAGACTATGACCGAAATGGTGTGTTTTCTGGATCCGGGCTTCAAGTTGAAAACGAGCACTGGTTATATTATACAGGTCATATTGACTCGTATCTTGATACAGTTTATGATGAAAATTTTAAAAAGAAGTCACAAGCAGACAGTCAGGGCGATACTTCTCCTTATATTAGACAAGTACAATGCTTAGCCAAATCAAAAGACGGCACGACGTATCATAAGTACGAGCATAATCCCATAATTGGATCGGAGCAAATACCACCGGGAATTAGGATTGAGGACTTCAGAGATCCGAAAGTGTGGCAAAACAATGGCACGTATTATATGGTTGTAGGCGCGAAAAGCATCGATCATATTGGACACGTATTATTTTATACGTCTCAAGATGGAATAGCATGGGAATACTTAAACGACTTAACGCTCGGTAAGGAGTACGGGACTGTATGGGAATGCCCAGATATATTTGAGTTAGATGGCAAGCACGTACTACTTTTTTCACCACAGGAAAAGCCGCGAGTAGGCCACAATTTTGAAAATATCCACTCTACAATGGCGTTAGTCGGACAGTTTGAGTACGAAACCGGCACATTCGCAGTAGAGTTTGAGCAGGAGCTTGATCAAGGCTTCGACTTTTATGCACCACAATCTCTTCTTACGGCAGAAGGAAAAAGAGTGATGATTGGCTGGATGAATATGTGGGATATGAAGTATCCGTTGCATGAGCTACGTCATGACTGGAATGGTTCGATGTCACTTCCACGAGAGCTATCATTAAAGAATGGAAAACTCATTCAAAAGCCGTATCACACAATTGAATCGTATCAAAAAAATGAAGTACAGTTACGAGATTTGCGCATTGATGGAGAATACAATAATAGTAGTTTGTCTGGAAAAAGCCAACACTTGAACATTGCATTTGACATGACAGAAAGCAACATCTTCAAAATTGAGTGCCTCAAAGGCGATTGTGAAAGTATATCAATGACGTTTTATAAAAATAGAAATGAAATGGTGTTAGACCGCCGAGCATCTAACTATCCGATAGAGAATTTAAGAATCTGCAATGATTATAACAGAAGCCAGCATATCAACTTAACGAACAAAGTGAAGCTAGACATCTTTTTAGATGTATCATCAATAGAGATTTTTGTGAATGATGGTGAATATGTGTTTACATCTTTATTCTTTTCGAAGGAATTAGGTGACAATGTTGCACTGACGTCTGACGGTGTGACATATATCGAAAAACTCGTGAAGTCGGAGATTTGTTAA
- a CDS encoding GH32 C-terminal domain-containing protein — MSLIYNLAFSEGEGNTTTEHIRGHELQIEYVFQDAKYKNSCSPRWIKSPLEGFALDFDGYSTYIVDAPIEVSGSFSIMALIAPRCFEACHGNVSTTIIDQLDKTNKKGFALSLYQHGELQFEIGDGTRLHMLRSEQSIDLFTLSQIWVVYSQEAQKLSVYLNGRLIASLEGTAFMSANIPVSIGLNNVPFKIGPIFKGGMFTGLIERIQMFDEAIPQSYIEEQFAFIQDKLNLDFKNIDLDETRLLDDVHRPQYHAIPPQHWMNEPHAPFYFNGKYHLFYQKNASGPYFSNLHWGHWTSDDMVFWKNEKTALFPQKGDLTPSGVWSGSATIGPNDVPLLFYTSANFNKEYNQGVATARPKNVEDPNLVEWKMDDKGVITQTDKQGILSQFRDPFVWKDELEDKWYAIIGGGIEGKGPTAWIYTSIDCKEWSFQGEFLTCDSEKYPYLGSNWELPVFLPVSDDEGNKKYVFMFMSYFIEETVYQVDTYYYIGEFDRERATFIPNTDEPQLFDYGRFKFSGPSGFVDPVSNKSIVFSILQGDRTEQEEFEAGWAHNAGLPIELFLENNELRIRPLENLQVLRADVLIDEENTTVCEVNEKLKSINEKMIEVIVEFADTDSLVGLEIKKDPSNLEKTTLLYDKRESYVSLDRRKSKLGSAGDIHGGPLEITTGLKAHIFIDHSTIECFLNDKKMITSRAYPTSQHSDYMALIGDKHIQVKSLRVYKLKSIWKRNE; from the coding sequence ATGAGTCTTATTTATAACCTTGCTTTTTCTGAAGGAGAAGGCAATACAACAACAGAACATATCCGAGGACATGAGCTACAAATTGAATATGTGTTTCAAGACGCTAAATATAAAAATAGCTGTTCACCTCGGTGGATTAAGTCTCCTTTAGAAGGCTTTGCACTTGATTTTGATGGCTATTCTACTTATATCGTTGATGCTCCCATTGAGGTGAGCGGGTCTTTTTCCATTATGGCACTTATTGCACCTAGATGCTTTGAAGCGTGTCATGGTAACGTGTCTACTACTATTATTGATCAATTAGATAAAACAAACAAAAAAGGATTTGCTCTTAGCTTGTATCAACATGGAGAGTTGCAGTTTGAAATAGGTGACGGCACACGTCTTCATATGCTTCGGAGCGAACAGTCCATTGACTTGTTCACATTATCACAAATTTGGGTGGTGTATAGTCAAGAGGCGCAAAAGCTTTCGGTTTACCTAAATGGTCGACTTATTGCTAGCTTAGAAGGCACTGCGTTTATGTCGGCTAACATCCCTGTATCAATCGGGTTAAACAATGTTCCGTTTAAGATTGGCCCCATATTTAAAGGCGGTATGTTTACAGGGTTAATTGAACGTATACAAATGTTTGATGAGGCTATCCCGCAGTCATACATTGAGGAACAGTTTGCTTTTATTCAAGATAAGCTAAATCTTGATTTTAAAAATATTGATTTAGATGAAACGAGATTACTAGACGATGTTCATCGGCCACAATATCATGCGATACCACCACAGCATTGGATGAATGAACCTCATGCGCCGTTTTATTTTAACGGTAAATATCATTTGTTTTACCAAAAAAATGCTTCAGGACCGTATTTCTCTAATTTACATTGGGGTCATTGGACGAGTGATGATATGGTGTTCTGGAAAAATGAAAAAACAGCGTTGTTTCCGCAAAAAGGAGATTTAACACCATCTGGCGTATGGTCGGGGTCAGCAACGATAGGACCGAACGATGTACCGCTTTTATTTTATACATCTGCAAATTTCAATAAAGAGTATAACCAAGGTGTGGCAACGGCACGACCTAAAAATGTCGAAGACCCCAATCTTGTTGAGTGGAAGATGGACGATAAAGGTGTGATTACCCAGACCGATAAGCAAGGTATTCTGTCGCAATTTCGAGATCCTTTTGTTTGGAAGGATGAACTAGAAGATAAATGGTATGCCATCATTGGCGGAGGAATTGAAGGAAAGGGACCAACTGCTTGGATTTATACGTCTATAGATTGTAAAGAGTGGAGTTTTCAAGGGGAATTTCTCACTTGTGACAGTGAAAAGTATCCATATTTAGGATCGAATTGGGAACTACCGGTTTTTTTACCGGTTAGTGATGATGAAGGTAACAAAAAGTATGTATTTATGTTTATGAGTTATTTTATAGAAGAAACAGTGTATCAAGTGGATACATATTATTATATCGGCGAGTTTGATAGAGAGCGCGCTACTTTCATTCCTAATACAGATGAACCACAGCTATTTGATTATGGACGCTTTAAATTTAGTGGACCAAGCGGCTTCGTAGATCCCGTTAGTAACAAATCGATTGTTTTTTCCATCCTGCAAGGGGACCGAACTGAGCAGGAGGAATTTGAGGCTGGTTGGGCGCATAATGCTGGGCTGCCAATTGAACTTTTTTTAGAAAATAATGAGCTTAGAATCCGGCCTTTAGAAAATTTACAGGTGTTACGAGCGGACGTATTAATAGATGAAGAAAACACAACAGTATGTGAAGTGAACGAAAAGCTTAAATCCATAAATGAGAAAATGATTGAAGTTATTGTTGAATTTGCAGATACGGACAGCTTAGTGGGCTTAGAGATTAAAAAAGACCCTAGTAATCTAGAAAAAACAACGCTTCTGTATGACAAGCGGGAAAGCTATGTATCACTAGACCGCCGTAAAAGTAAATTAGGATCTGCAGGCGATATTCACGGTGGACCACTAGAAATTACGACAGGATTGAAAGCACATATATTTATTGATCATTCGACAATTGAATGTTTTTTAAATGATAAAAAAATGATAACAAGTCGCGCATATCCAACTAGCCAGCATAGTGATTATATGGCACTTATCGGCGATAAACATATCCAAGTTAAATCATTACGAGTATACAAACTGAAGTCAATTTGGAAAAGAAATGAGTGA
- a CDS encoding carbohydrate ABC transporter permease, whose translation MKKYIGIKAIKFFILIIFAVLFLFPTVWMFVSSTKTVAEISKEIGTIQSFIPTFSNISIWLDPYKEMFSRFNFAIHFFNSVFYSFVIVFGSLFVNSLAGYALATFDIPFKKYISGALIILIIFPFQSVLIQIFIIINELNLTNTVWGLALPHIGSAFYIYLFMVFFKGIPKELRESAYIDGASDWQIFTRIAVPISKPIFITIGILVFVGSWNDYVWPLMIFTETSKYPLSVAVNIMNETKPVYLNQVMAGLTVTTIPILLVYILGQKYIMPQNTSSGIK comes from the coding sequence ATGAAGAAATATATTGGGATTAAAGCTATTAAATTTTTCATACTCATTATATTTGCTGTACTATTTTTATTCCCAACAGTTTGGATGTTCGTAAGTAGCACAAAGACAGTCGCAGAAATATCTAAGGAAATAGGAACGATCCAAAGTTTCATTCCAACATTTAGCAACATCAGTATATGGCTAGATCCTTATAAAGAAATGTTTAGCCGATTTAATTTTGCCATTCATTTTTTTAATAGTGTGTTTTATAGCTTTGTAATTGTATTTGGTAGTCTATTTGTTAATTCGTTAGCAGGTTATGCGTTAGCGACATTTGATATACCATTTAAAAAGTATATATCCGGTGCGTTAATTATTTTAATCATTTTCCCGTTTCAATCGGTGCTCATTCAAATATTTATTATTATTAACGAATTAAATTTAACAAATACAGTTTGGGGTTTAGCTTTACCGCATATTGGTAGCGCCTTTTACATCTATTTATTTATGGTCTTTTTTAAAGGCATTCCGAAGGAGTTACGGGAATCCGCCTATATTGATGGGGCATCTGATTGGCAAATTTTCACTCGTATTGCCGTTCCGATTTCAAAGCCTATTTTCATTACTATTGGCATATTAGTGTTCGTCGGCTCTTGGAATGATTATGTGTGGCCTCTTATGATTTTTACAGAAACGTCTAAATATCCATTATCCGTTGCTGTAAACATCATGAATGAAACAAAGCCCGTGTATTTAAACCAAGTTATGGCTGGGCTTACCGTTACGACCATTCCAATATTATTAGTTTATATTTTGGGGCAGAAATACATTATGCCACAAAATACATCATCTGGCATAAAGTAA
- a CDS encoding carbohydrate ABC transporter permease, giving the protein MNLTRPKNLKFFISSKVLFLLPAFVLISVFVIYPLFLAVWYSFTDYYLLKPNDISFVGLDNYFEIVNDKYARQSFINSTKYVIYIVPLQVALSLFLAILIAKKSKVNTFFRTAFFSPYILSIIVVSLLWKNILDPNAGIVNVFLSELGFENLQFFSSPDLALPTISFIILWQGISFQMLILMAALQEIPADLYEAASIEGANGWQKFKYITVPSIKGQLIFVLIVVTTGTFKIIIEPLVLTNGGPQGSTSSILLYMFQQGTRYRQIGYSSAITVVFALILIIIAFAQRKLFKEE; this is encoded by the coding sequence ATGAATCTTACTAGACCTAAAAATCTAAAATTCTTTATCAGTAGTAAAGTTTTATTTTTACTACCCGCATTCGTTTTGATATCAGTGTTTGTTATCTATCCTTTGTTTCTTGCAGTGTGGTATTCGTTCACAGATTACTATTTATTAAAACCTAACGATATATCGTTTGTAGGCTTAGATAATTATTTTGAAATTGTGAACGATAAATATGCAAGGCAATCGTTTATAAACTCTACGAAATATGTCATTTATATTGTGCCGCTGCAAGTAGCTTTATCGCTATTTCTAGCCATTCTTATTGCGAAAAAATCAAAAGTGAATACGTTTTTCAGAACGGCTTTTTTCTCACCTTATATATTATCAATCATCGTCGTATCGCTACTTTGGAAAAACATTCTTGATCCTAACGCAGGGATTGTTAATGTATTCTTGTCAGAGTTAGGCTTTGAGAATTTGCAGTTTTTTAGTAGTCCTGACTTAGCACTACCAACTATTTCGTTTATTATTCTCTGGCAAGGCATAAGCTTTCAAATGTTAATCTTAATGGCGGCTCTCCAAGAAATACCTGCAGATTTATATGAAGCAGCAAGTATTGAAGGCGCCAATGGCTGGCAAAAATTCAAGTATATTACGGTTCCAAGTATTAAAGGACAGCTTATTTTTGTTCTCATTGTTGTTACAACAGGAACCTTTAAGATCATTATTGAACCTTTAGTTTTAACTAATGGGGGGCCACAAGGTAGTACATCAAGTATTTTGTTATATATGTTCCAACAAGGAACAAGGTATCGTCAAATTGGATACTCTAGTGCGATAACGGTAGTGTTCGCGCTCATACTGATCATCATAGCATTTGCGCAACGAAAGCTATTTAAGGAGGAATAA
- a CDS encoding ABC transporter substrate-binding protein, producing the protein MKKILVLFLMVAFVIGLTACSSSVDNTESSSSSSDSSNSSTDSTTTDSDEVKELTVWVHVPADEQEGMNYDTRAKEFEEKHDNVKVTVEHIVKTGEGSGYNDRINAAITTGDLPDVITLESVHTASYVDSDLLLPLNEYLNATTIYSYLDPIVMAGSVGDNLYALQSFDLSAPVFYNVDLFNKAGIEIPADENGNWTVDLAWSYDEFLENTKKLRDYMGQEPVHMFPDNNGWQMYAHSPIIFSNNAQLVGDNGLDTEGYLNSPNALEAFNFMNDLFREGIVSPTARENAFALEKAAISFEGPWMIGVFENEYPDLNWSLMPYPVGKEGHNSAPHGSWYVAATKSTKYPELTAELVAHLTNKESAKAMEEAAGLIPGHKELLETSATYSEYPKKLMLEQLAGTRHVKPVSPIFPVLEDVLGDIVEGIALGTDSVENLVNAAIEKADREAARFK; encoded by the coding sequence GTGAAAAAGATATTGGTTTTATTCCTAATGGTTGCTTTTGTTATTGGTTTAACAGCTTGTAGTAGCTCAGTAGATAATACTGAATCTTCATCAAGTTCATCAGATTCAAGTAATTCATCAACAGACTCAACTACTACAGACAGTGATGAAGTAAAAGAATTAACAGTATGGGTACATGTGCCAGCAGATGAACAAGAAGGCATGAATTATGACACGAGAGCAAAAGAATTTGAAGAAAAACATGACAATGTGAAGGTAACAGTAGAGCATATTGTTAAAACGGGTGAAGGTAGTGGGTATAACGATAGAATTAACGCTGCCATTACAACAGGGGACTTGCCTGATGTTATCACATTAGAAAGTGTACATACAGCATCGTATGTGGATTCTGATTTACTTTTACCTTTAAATGAATATTTAAATGCAACAACAATTTATTCTTATTTAGATCCAATTGTCATGGCTGGTAGTGTAGGAGATAACTTGTATGCACTACAATCTTTTGACTTATCTGCGCCTGTATTTTACAATGTCGACTTATTTAATAAGGCAGGAATTGAAATTCCAGCTGATGAGAATGGAAATTGGACAGTAGATTTAGCGTGGAGCTACGATGAATTTTTAGAGAATACGAAAAAATTGAGAGATTACATGGGGCAAGAGCCTGTGCATATGTTCCCAGATAATAATGGATGGCAAATGTATGCTCATTCACCGATTATTTTCTCTAATAATGCTCAGTTAGTAGGAGATAATGGCTTGGATACAGAGGGCTACTTAAATAGTCCAAACGCTTTAGAAGCATTTAACTTTATGAACGATTTGTTTAGAGAAGGCATTGTTTCTCCAACAGCAAGAGAGAATGCTTTTGCGTTAGAGAAGGCTGCCATTAGTTTTGAAGGACCTTGGATGATTGGTGTGTTTGAAAACGAATATCCTGATTTAAACTGGTCGTTGATGCCTTATCCAGTCGGAAAAGAAGGGCATAACTCTGCTCCGCATGGAAGCTGGTATGTAGCAGCAACAAAGAGCACTAAGTATCCTGAGTTAACAGCGGAATTAGTAGCGCACTTAACAAACAAGGAAAGTGCGAAGGCAATGGAAGAAGCAGCAGGATTAATCCCAGGTCACAAGGAATTGTTGGAAACATCAGCAACGTATAGTGAATACCCTAAAAAGTTAATGCTTGAACAGTTAGCTGGAACAAGACATGTAAAACCAGTATCCCCTATTTTCCCAGTATTAGAAGATGTACTTGGTGATATTGTAGAAGGTATTGCGTTAGGAACGGATTCTGTAGAGAATTTGGTCAATGCAGCCATTGAAAAAGCTGACCGTGAAGCGGCTAGATTTAAATAA
- a CDS encoding LacI family DNA-binding transcriptional regulator, whose translation MATIKDVAKLAGVGLGTASRVINKSGYVSEETAKKVLDAVKTLGYVPNETARAFVSQNNKMVALFLPSIHHAFFSELAFYIEDELDKHGYKLMLCNSDGQIKKEIAYINMLKQNKVSGIIGISYNAIENEIDHSMPIVLVDRHIGEDIPFVSSDNYGGGQLAFQILKEAGCTKFAFIGTYSKGLYTEVEKRKLGFKDAAEEAGDPYAIHIEEDPIKDQISFLNMFLTTYPDVDGVFVENDFMALNLVQLALDKNIKIPQDLSIIGFDGVKTYSPLRPKLSTIRQPVEKMGRSLVELLLKRISGEKVTPAIHPVEYIKGDTTC comes from the coding sequence ATGGCTACGATAAAGGATGTTGCGAAGTTAGCAGGAGTTGGATTGGGGACTGCTTCGCGCGTTATTAATAAATCTGGTTACGTAAGTGAAGAGACTGCAAAGAAAGTATTAGATGCAGTCAAAACATTAGGATATGTGCCGAATGAAACGGCAAGAGCATTCGTATCACAAAACAATAAAATGGTGGCTTTGTTTTTACCATCCATACACCACGCTTTTTTCTCAGAGCTTGCTTTCTACATTGAAGATGAACTTGATAAACATGGATATAAGCTTATGCTATGTAATTCTGATGGCCAAATAAAAAAGGAAATAGCCTACATCAATATGCTTAAGCAAAACAAAGTATCAGGCATTATTGGTATCTCCTATAATGCTATAGAAAATGAAATAGATCACTCTATGCCGATTGTTTTAGTAGATCGTCATATAGGAGAAGATATACCTTTCGTATCTAGTGATAATTATGGAGGGGGACAATTAGCTTTCCAAATATTAAAAGAAGCGGGATGTACGAAATTCGCCTTTATTGGTACGTATTCGAAAGGACTTTATACAGAAGTAGAAAAAAGAAAGTTGGGCTTTAAAGATGCGGCTGAAGAAGCAGGAGATCCATATGCCATTCATATTGAAGAGGATCCGATTAAAGACCAAATTTCATTTTTAAATATGTTTCTTACAACCTATCCAGATGTCGATGGTGTGTTTGTGGAAAATGATTTTATGGCTTTAAATCTTGTACAGCTTGCTCTTGATAAAAACATTAAGATACCACAAGACCTTTCTATTATTGGTTTTGACGGTGTTAAGACGTATTCGCCTTTAAGACCAAAACTTTCGACAATAAGACAGCCCGTTGAAAAAATGGGAAGAAGCTTAGTGGAATTATTGCTTAAAAGAATAAGTGGAGAAAAGGTTACACCTGCCATTCATCCTGTCGAATATATTAAAGGCGACACAACATGCTAA
- a CDS encoding TerC family protein, whose product MEFSILLEYAWVLLLLIGIEGLLAADNALVLAIMVKHLPEEQRKRALFYGLAGAFVFRFASLFLISFLVDVWQVQALGALYLLFIALNHIFRKVIVNKEKEKAGLVEEKKQAGFWTTVLKVELADIAFAIDSILAAVALAVTLPNTNLPKIGGLDGGKFLVIFAGGLIGLIIMRFAANYFVTLLQKRPGLEIAAFVIVGWVGVKLAVFTLSHPDLAILPVGFAKTPEWKITFYVVLVLIAVSGWFLSKGKKEVAQRASL is encoded by the coding sequence GTGGAATTTTCAATTTTATTAGAATATGCATGGGTGTTACTTCTACTCATAGGTATTGAAGGGTTACTAGCTGCCGATAACGCTCTCGTGCTTGCAATCATGGTTAAACATCTTCCGGAGGAACAAAGAAAAAGAGCGTTATTCTATGGGCTGGCAGGTGCCTTCGTATTCCGTTTCGCTTCATTATTTTTAATTTCGTTCTTAGTGGACGTTTGGCAGGTTCAAGCGCTTGGTGCACTGTATCTGTTGTTCATCGCCCTTAACCATATTTTTAGAAAAGTAATAGTGAATAAAGAGAAAGAAAAAGCAGGACTTGTAGAAGAAAAGAAACAAGCAGGCTTCTGGACAACAGTTTTAAAGGTAGAGTTAGCAGATATCGCATTTGCAATAGATTCTATATTAGCCGCGGTGGCATTAGCTGTCACACTTCCGAATACTAACCTACCGAAAATAGGAGGATTAGATGGTGGGAAGTTTCTCGTGATCTTTGCGGGTGGCTTAATTGGATTAATCATTATGCGTTTTGCGGCCAATTACTTTGTAACTTTGCTGCAAAAGAGACCAGGATTGGAAATCGCCGCTTTTGTTATTGTTGGTTGGGTAGGAGTGAAGCTAGCTGTGTTCACATTATCTCACCCTGACCTCGCTATTTTACCAGTTGGGTTCGCGAAAACACCTGAATGGAAAATCACTTTCTATGTGGTTCTCGTCTTAATCGCAGTGTCAGGCTGGTTTTTATCAAAAGGAAAGAAAGAAGTGGCTCAACGAGCATCTCTATAA
- a CDS encoding sporulation protein, translated as MLWNYMSFSKIGTARVDLILPKDTYSPGDIIKGYYFIVGGARKQQVNRIESDFILFNQTEGTKKVIDFTTILTSKMITSAEENTFPFAFKIPFDIPFSSNDVSYYFHTRIAFHKGIESKDQDSIIIV; from the coding sequence ATGCTTTGGAATTACATGTCTTTCTCAAAAATAGGTACAGCAAGAGTTGACTTGATCCTGCCTAAAGACACGTATAGCCCGGGAGACATTATTAAAGGATACTATTTCATTGTTGGTGGTGCGAGAAAGCAGCAAGTGAATCGTATCGAAAGTGATTTCATCTTATTTAATCAAACAGAAGGAACAAAAAAGGTGATTGACTTTACGACAATCCTCACAAGTAAGATGATTACCTCAGCGGAAGAGAATACGTTTCCGTTTGCTTTCAAAATACCTTTTGATATTCCATTCTCATCAAATGATGTATCGTATTATTTTCATACGAGGATTGCCTTTCATAAAGGAATAGAGAGCAAAGATCAAGACAGCATTATAATTGTTTAA
- a CDS encoding FbpB family small basic protein, translating to MRKTKVNFTDLLKKNREELLKDKAQIEKIEKRIDEKIIQSK from the coding sequence ATGAGAAAAACAAAGGTAAACTTTACGGATTTATTAAAAAAGAACAGAGAAGAATTACTAAAAGATAAGGCTCAAATTGAAAAAATTGAAAAACGAATAGACGAAAAAATCATTCAGTCTAAATAG
- a CDS encoding recombinase family protein, whose product MHKKYSHLAIYLRISQEKKHENEETLKNHRDILTTYAESIACKYDIFGEVISGGKSELDERKQLHQLLHKIEKYDAILCFELSRLSRNGLISQTVKQYCMDYDKPILTPYYEYDLSNNENDRLMFDVGSIFASHEHSIIGKRSKQNKLAMARAGLHVSGTVPFGYKRNKETRRLEIDEEEAQAVRYMYELYEKRLGSYKIRDILNREGYKTRQNSLFSIPTIKRILKNPVYKGTIVFNDRKRKKKDGKFIYENIETITVDKAHPWIIHPDQWERVNKEQVEKAKKTLIVREKAARKTGVTMLKDLIYCGVCGRKMAIRKDNKSATGYTIKKCEYILKNGERCNNGGIKLECVEWEVKQELTQYKQSLPQVISFLQKKSLTNLEEQRKTRLAHIEKQLTDNRQQQQRLLDLALHGLFSDQEIIKKKQALKAIEQHLQSEKLTMLDYMPFSDDTNELLQGTIDLVDKIDYFSCEKGNEALKHFISKIYYTRIMPDDLLKKSTQSKERRYYPFCVEIEYKA is encoded by the coding sequence GTGCACAAAAAGTACAGTCATCTTGCGATTTACTTGAGAATTAGCCAAGAAAAGAAACATGAAAATGAAGAGACGTTAAAAAACCATCGAGACATTTTAACAACATATGCCGAATCAATCGCATGCAAATATGATATTTTCGGTGAAGTCATTAGTGGTGGCAAATCAGAACTCGACGAAAGAAAGCAACTCCATCAGCTGCTTCACAAAATTGAAAAATACGATGCTATTTTATGCTTTGAGCTCTCACGTTTATCCCGCAACGGGCTCATATCACAAACGGTGAAGCAATATTGTATGGATTATGATAAGCCCATCCTCACGCCGTATTACGAGTATGATCTATCAAACAATGAAAATGATCGGCTTATGTTTGACGTCGGAAGTATCTTCGCTAGTCACGAGCATAGCATCATCGGGAAACGTAGCAAACAGAATAAACTGGCAATGGCAAGGGCGGGGCTTCATGTTAGTGGCACGGTCCCTTTTGGATATAAAAGAAATAAAGAAACACGCCGACTAGAAATTGATGAAGAAGAAGCGCAAGCCGTTCGATACATGTATGAATTGTACGAAAAGAGACTAGGAAGCTATAAAATTCGCGACATATTAAATAGAGAAGGCTACAAAACGAGACAGAACAGTCTGTTTAGCATACCTACTATTAAGCGAATACTGAAAAATCCAGTGTATAAAGGTACGATCGTCTTTAATGACCGCAAGCGTAAGAAGAAAGATGGCAAGTTTATATACGAAAATATTGAAACAATCACCGTAGATAAAGCGCATCCCTGGATTATACATCCTGACCAATGGGAGAGGGTAAACAAAGAACAAGTGGAGAAAGCGAAGAAAACGTTGATAGTTCGAGAAAAAGCAGCTAGAAAAACAGGTGTTACGATGCTAAAGGATTTAATTTATTGTGGAGTCTGCGGCAGGAAAATGGCGATACGGAAAGACAATAAAAGTGCGACAGGCTATACAATTAAGAAATGTGAGTACATTCTTAAAAACGGAGAAAGATGTAACAATGGTGGTATTAAACTAGAGTGTGTTGAATGGGAAGTGAAGCAAGAACTAACGCAGTATAAACAATCATTGCCTCAAGTTATTTCTTTTTTACAAAAAAAATCTTTAACTAATCTTGAAGAACAGCGCAAAACTAGATTAGCTCACATTGAGAAGCAACTAACGGACAATCGCCAACAACAACAACGGCTGTTGGATTTAGCACTGCACGGATTATTTTCGGATCAAGAAATTATAAAAAAGAAACAGGCATTAAAAGCTATCGAGCAACATTTGCAAAGTGAAAAGCTAACAATGTTAGATTATATGCCTTTCTCAGATGATACGAATGAGTTACTGCAAGGTACCATTGATTTAGTAGATAAAATAGACTACTTCAGCTGCGAAAAAGGTAATGAAGCGCTTAAACATTTCATAAGTAAAATATATTACACACGTATCATGCCGGATGACTTACTGAAAAAATCTACACAAAGTAAAGAAAGAAGATATTATCCTTTTTGTGTTGAAATTGAGTATAAAGCATAA